From one Bacteroidota bacterium genomic stretch:
- a CDS encoding endonuclease has translation MLKKFILNISFCLAVIASQAQALLPTGWNFSSPSSTTPPTGWTLNLGTNGNTTYAFGVGDAIACRLDATGENIVINVADKPGTLSYYLSPQNAGNPWGGQFDIQESNDGGTWSIVRSVTSKATTTTNFTNGKYTDVLKQTTRFVRFYYTTKIAGGSASIPGGNMALDSVLITAAPIAATPTIQVSGNTGIIGNNGDYTVGNATSFTFKVKNVGSADTLVIDSINFSGSSASAYAVTNTFPIKVASKDSMLINCTLNTSGNGSRLAAINIFNNDVDKQQFIANLYGIAGSLATEPLFKPVSVTFSNITAYGLNVVLADTATASTENYIVLRKRNGTITEVPVDGQTYQKGDYIGAAQVAYIGQVGSFKPTYILANNNYTFAAFAFNGPSTYENYLTSNFTSSSVQSLAGNAGSYYSSINTSAPTFIADLSAKVNPHDTIFYSNYITTVINNFLTRDTIQGKKVVNCVYTGIAYVYNEPFVWNASNSTGILTREHTRAQSTMPSNTAAQNPSWPRSPSNLELPEYNDQHNLFPADQINANGVRSNYPFGECVTVTSTSPTGKGKLGKDANNNTIYEPKDEQKGDLARALFYMSVCYNGINGNNWSLPSNQGLAVLLKWHQQDPPSEEEIARHEYIASVQHNRNPFIDNPSWANLIDFKTMTLIQNKVLTVNAPNGGENLIAGKTTPVIWLSANITGKVKLEYTTNGTDFNFIDSVNATTGNYSWTIPAVATSTAKIKVSATDNSISDLSNANFTISVPSLQLLTPVATDIWKGNDNKYITWQSAFVDSITIDLKDGSTLLWSIKEAAGKDSFSIAVPDVNANNAKVYITEVNGSLKDSSAAFKIEKSVSVREVSNTTFVVYPNPSNGTIYFNTNMNIRNATYELFDVTGKLMAADNLDKTNAIHIAQKGIYILKASIDEKTIIKKIVVE, from the coding sequence ATGTTAAAAAAATTTATATTAAACATTAGTTTTTGCTTGGCAGTTATTGCCTCGCAAGCGCAAGCATTGCTTCCAACAGGTTGGAATTTTTCTTCTCCCAGCAGTACAACACCACCAACGGGGTGGACATTAAATTTAGGTACCAATGGCAACACTACTTACGCTTTTGGAGTAGGCGATGCTATTGCCTGCAGATTAGATGCAACAGGTGAAAATATAGTGATTAATGTAGCTGACAAACCCGGTACATTAAGTTATTATTTAAGCCCCCAAAATGCAGGAAATCCTTGGGGAGGTCAGTTTGATATTCAAGAAAGTAATGATGGAGGAACTTGGTCAATAGTGCGTTCAGTTACTTCAAAAGCCACTACAACAACCAATTTTACAAATGGTAAGTATACCGATGTTTTAAAACAAACAACTCGTTTTGTCAGGTTTTATTATACCACTAAAATAGCAGGCGGTAGTGCTTCTATACCAGGTGGTAATATGGCGTTAGATAGTGTATTAATTACAGCAGCTCCTATTGCAGCAACCCCAACCATACAAGTTAGTGGCAACACAGGAATTATTGGCAACAATGGTGATTATACCGTAGGTAATGCAACCAGCTTTACTTTTAAAGTTAAAAATGTTGGATCAGCCGATACTTTAGTTATTGATAGTATTAATTTTAGTGGAAGTAGTGCTTCAGCATATGCAGTTACCAATACATTTCCTATTAAAGTAGCCTCAAAAGATTCAATGCTTATTAATTGTACCCTTAATACAAGCGGTAATGGTAGCAGGTTAGCAGCTATTAATATTTTTAACAACGATGTAGATAAACAACAATTTATTGCAAACCTATATGGTATTGCCGGTAGCCTTGCCACAGAACCTTTGTTTAAACCCGTATCAGTTACTTTTAGCAATATTACTGCATATGGTTTAAATGTTGTATTAGCCGATACAGCTACTGCTTCAACAGAAAACTACATAGTATTGCGCAAACGCAACGGAACAATAACAGAAGTTCCCGTTGATGGACAAACCTACCAAAAAGGAGATTATATAGGTGCTGCACAAGTAGCCTATATTGGTCAAGTGGGTTCATTTAAACCAACCTATATTTTGGCCAACAATAACTACACCTTTGCTGCTTTTGCATTTAACGGTCCTTCAACTTACGAAAACTATTTAACCAGTAATTTTACTTCATCATCAGTTCAATCATTGGCAGGAAATGCAGGTAGCTACTACAGTAGTATCAATACAAGTGCTCCTACTTTCATAGCAGATTTAAGTGCTAAAGTAAATCCACACGATACCATTTTTTATAGCAACTATATTACTACGGTAATCAATAATTTTTTAACCAGAGATACCATACAAGGTAAAAAAGTAGTGAATTGCGTATATACAGGCATTGCTTATGTATACAACGAGCCATTTGTGTGGAATGCAAGTAATAGCACAGGAATATTAACTAGGGAACATACACGTGCGCAAAGCACTATGCCTAGTAATACCGCTGCACAAAATCCAAGCTGGCCTCGTAGCCCAAGTAATTTAGAACTACCGGAATATAACGACCAACATAATTTATTCCCTGCCGATCAAATTAATGCAAATGGTGTTCGTTCCAACTATCCTTTTGGGGAATGTGTAACTGTTACATCTACTTCGCCAACAGGTAAAGGTAAATTGGGTAAAGATGCCAATAACAATACCATATACGAGCCTAAAGATGAGCAAAAAGGAGATTTAGCACGTGCTTTATTCTACATGTCAGTTTGCTATAACGGTATAAATGGAAACAACTGGAGCTTGCCGTCTAATCAAGGCTTAGCTGTATTATTAAAATGGCACCAACAAGATCCACCAAGTGAAGAAGAAATTGCACGTCATGAATACATTGCTTCAGTACAGCACAATAGAAACCCATTCATTGACAATCCTAGCTGGGCTAATTTGATTGATTTCAAAACAATGACATTGATTCAAAACAAAGTGTTAACGGTAAATGCACCCAATGGTGGCGAAAATCTTATTGCAGGTAAAACAACACCTGTTATCTGGTTGTCAGCAAACATAACAGGCAAAGTAAAATTAGAATATACTACTAATGGAACAGACTTTAATTTTATTGATTCAGTAAATGCGACTACCGGAAATTATTCATGGACAATACCAGCAGTAGCTACCAGCACTGCAAAAATTAAAGTATCAGCAACCGATAATTCAATCAGCGATTTGAGTAATGCCAACTTTACTATCAGTGTACCATCGTTACAATTATTAACCCCTGTAGCTACTGATATATGGAAAGGCAACGACAATAAATATATTACATGGCAAAGTGCTTTTGTTGATTCTATTACTATTGATTTAAAAGATGGCTCAACATTACTTTGGTCAATAAAAGAAGCTGCAGGTAAAGACAGTTTTTCTATTGCTGTACCAGATGTAAACGCAAATAATGCCAAAGTTTACATAACCGAAGTAAACGGCAGTTTAAAAGACAGCAGCGCTGCCTTTAAAATTGAAAAAAGCGTATCAGTTCGCGAAGTATCAAACACAACCTTTGTTGTATATCCTAATCCGTCAAATGGAACCATTTACTTTAATACAAACATGAACATACGCAATGCTACTTATGAATTGTTTGATGTAACAGGTAAGTTAATGGCTGCGGATAATTTAGATAAAACAAATGCTATCCATATAGCACAAAAAGGAATTTATATTTTAAAGGCAAGTATTGATGAAAAAACCATTATTAAGAAAATAGTTGTAGAATAG
- a CDS encoding 3-oxoacyl-ACP synthase produces the protein MSDNIVLINKTTLFTHCKNILLQHIADGEKAMQEAQEAANSEEKSSMGDKYETGRAMSQLARDMNASQVVKNKEELTSLLKLENTPVGKQVIMGSLVYCDTKLFYVSVALGQVSIEAQTVTVISGKAPLAKAMLGKQIGESFTFNNNTFSIQHIA, from the coding sequence ATGTCCGATAATATTGTACTTATTAATAAAACAACGCTGTTTACCCATTGCAAAAATATTTTGCTGCAACATATAGCTGATGGTGAAAAGGCTATGCAAGAAGCGCAAGAAGCAGCCAATAGTGAAGAGAAAAGCAGTATGGGCGATAAATATGAAACGGGCAGAGCTATGAGTCAACTGGCGAGAGATATGAATGCAAGCCAAGTTGTTAAAAACAAAGAGGAATTAACTTCGTTGTTAAAATTAGAAAATACGCCTGTAGGTAAACAAGTAATTATGGGCTCACTAGTTTATTGTGACACCAAATTATTTTATGTTAGTGTAGCACTAGGCCAGGTAAGTATTGAGGCCCAAACTGTAACTGTTATATCTGGCAAAGCGCCTTTGGCAAAAGCTATGCTGGGTAAGCAAATTGGCGAGAGCTTTACCTTTAATAACAATACTTTTAGTATTCAGCATATTGCATAA
- a CDS encoding acyl-CoA desaturase yields MTKIKFDNKNPEFFNILKQRVENYFESKNIKSTGNYKLYSKTAILLTALALIYIVLVFFTPESALLNVALCIVLGVDLAAIGFNVMHDGAHGSYSTKKWVNEAMSYSLNVMGGSSYLWKQKHNINHHSYTNIEGMDDDIDIKPFIRVHADQDGKWYHRFQHIYGLLLYGLTYLFWVFLNDFKKYFASRISDYTPLRKMDLKEHFIFWITKVGYIGLFLVLPIFFAGLVPTIIGYLITVFVCGLVIAVVFQLAHILEDMDFVDTNGTSMKIETEWAIHQINTTANFATKSRSMTWLLGGLNFQIEHHLFPRISHVHYPQIHKIVKQACEEFNITYKEFPTVASAVRSHLMHLKAMGVAPTIVVAA; encoded by the coding sequence ATGACAAAAATTAAATTCGACAACAAAAACCCAGAATTCTTTAACATTTTAAAACAACGTGTTGAAAATTACTTTGAGTCAAAAAACATTAAATCAACAGGAAACTATAAGCTTTACAGTAAAACTGCTATACTTTTAACGGCATTAGCATTGATTTATATTGTATTGGTATTTTTCACTCCTGAATCAGCTTTACTAAACGTAGCTTTATGTATAGTACTAGGTGTTGACTTAGCCGCTATTGGTTTTAATGTAATGCACGATGGTGCACATGGCAGTTATTCTACAAAAAAATGGGTTAATGAAGCAATGAGTTACTCCCTGAATGTAATGGGCGGTAGCAGCTATTTATGGAAACAAAAACACAATATTAACCACCACTCTTATACCAATATTGAAGGTATGGATGATGATATTGATATTAAACCTTTTATAAGGGTGCATGCTGATCAGGATGGTAAATGGTATCACCGTTTTCAACATATTTATGGTTTATTACTTTACGGTTTAACTTATTTATTCTGGGTGTTTTTAAACGACTTTAAAAAATATTTTGCCAGCCGTATTTCTGATTATACGCCTTTGCGTAAAATGGATTTAAAAGAACATTTTATATTTTGGATTACAAAAGTAGGCTACATCGGTTTATTTTTAGTATTGCCAATATTTTTTGCCGGCTTAGTACCTACTATTATTGGTTATTTAATTACTGTTTTTGTATGCGGTTTAGTAATTGCTGTTGTTTTCCAATTAGCACATATTTTAGAAGATATGGATTTTGTTGATACCAATGGAACTTCGATGAAAATTGAAACAGAGTGGGCTATTCATCAAATAAACACCACTGCAAACTTTGCTACCAAAAGTCGTTCTATGACTTGGTTATTGGGTGGTTTAAATTTTCAAATTGAACATCATTTATTTCCACGCATAAGCCATGTACATTACCCACAAATACATAAAATTGTAAAACAGGCTTGTGAAGAATTTAATATTACCTACAAAGAATTTCCAACGGTGGCTAGTGCTGTTCGTTCTCATTTAATGCATTTAAAAGCAATGGGTGTAGCACCAACTATAGTAGTGGCAGCATAA
- the pdxA gene encoding 4-hydroxythreonine-4-phosphate dehydrogenase PdxA, giving the protein MSKLPIIGITIGDVNSIAPEIVIKTLSDPRICDYCTPVIYASPKIIGYWKKVIGLPDFFVNIVKSMDQLNTKKVNLISCWEEEVEIKIGDANTTGGKYAFKSLEWATRDLKEGKLDGLITAPLNKNQVNSELLPFKGHTEYLAHELGSHNFLMLLVCEELKVGLVTGHLPIKEVAAKLSTDLILKKIKLLNESLKNDFNCPKPKIAVLGLNPHAGDNGLIGNEEKEIIIPAVNAAQAEGIVAFGPYPADGFFGAKQYEKFDAVLAMYHDQGLIPFKYFAFTDGVNYTAGLNVVRTSPDHGTAYDIAGKGTADESSMRNALYLALDIIARRTDNASLKANPLAFQQFKRERFRMDF; this is encoded by the coding sequence ATGAGTAAACTTCCTATCATAGGTATAACCATTGGCGATGTAAATTCCATTGCTCCCGAAATTGTAATTAAAACCCTTAGTGACCCTCGTATTTGCGACTATTGTACACCTGTTATCTATGCCTCTCCTAAAATTATTGGGTATTGGAAAAAGGTAATAGGTCTGCCTGATTTTTTTGTAAACATTGTTAAAAGTATGGATCAGTTAAACACTAAAAAGGTTAATTTAATTAGTTGCTGGGAAGAGGAAGTTGAAATAAAAATAGGTGACGCCAATACTACCGGGGGCAAATATGCTTTTAAAAGTTTGGAATGGGCTACCCGCGATTTAAAGGAAGGCAAACTGGACGGACTAATTACTGCTCCATTAAACAAAAACCAGGTAAACAGTGAGCTGCTTCCTTTTAAAGGACATACTGAATATTTAGCGCATGAACTAGGTAGTCATAACTTTTTAATGTTATTGGTTTGCGAAGAGTTAAAAGTGGGTTTGGTAACAGGCCATTTACCTATTAAAGAGGTAGCTGCAAAACTAAGCACCGATTTAATCCTGAAAAAAATAAAACTATTAAACGAATCGCTTAAAAACGATTTCAATTGTCCTAAACCTAAAATAGCCGTATTGGGTCTTAACCCACATGCCGGTGACAATGGTTTAATTGGCAATGAAGAAAAAGAAATTATTATTCCGGCAGTAAATGCTGCACAAGCTGAAGGTATTGTTGCTTTTGGCCCCTATCCTGCCGATGGCTTTTTTGGTGCTAAACAATACGAAAAATTTGATGCTGTATTAGCTATGTACCACGACCAGGGGTTGATACCTTTTAAATATTTTGCATTTACTGATGGTGTAAATTACACAGCCGGACTTAATGTGGTGAGAACATCACCCGACCACGGTACCGCTTATGACATTGCCGGCAAGGGAACTGCCGATGAAAGCAGCATGCGTAATGCCCTTTATTTAGCTTTGGATATTATTGCCCGAAGGACTGACAATGCCAGTTTAAAGGCAAATCCTTTAGCCTTTCAACAATTTAAACGTGAACGTTTTAGAATGGATTTTTAA
- a CDS encoding SBBP repeat-containing protein, giving the protein MKKIYLISILFLLYSLQVKSINKPFNQSVGYIENKGQIIDQNNSSNPSVKYLYNGNGLNIQLKVNGFSYDTYTIEKKPKAKNETYEEQNLREKFKTPQEDITYHFHRIDIEFIGANTKPTIVAEQANTGYTNYYTAGTNEEGVTFVKTYQKVTYKNLYEGIDLEFVLDQNDKPKYNFIIHPEADASLIKWKYIGANKTSIENDKIILGTAFGNLEERIPISYMAENRANVEVKYQQKENIFSFHANLYNQTQTLIIDPVLWCTYYGGVGSENGSDMSIDTSGNIFVCGSASSSSNIATIGSHQASLGGNSDDGFIVKFNSSGVRLWGTYYGGTVSDEFRSITVDKQGQNIYAGGVTNSTINIATSGAHQTAKGSAGTSTPSDAFLVKFNDLGIRIWGTYYGGGAYDQAYIVTTDFTGNVYLGGLTNASDNIATSGAHQVNIAAVLYYDGFIAKFNASGTRLWGTYYGGTGWDAIVGIVTDVTGNVYACGGTFSTSGIATIGAHQVAHANIGSEDGLVVKFDSLGVRLWGTYYGGTSQDGPNDITNDNNGDIYICGHTTSSTNIASVGAHMPTYAGGQDGFIAKFNSLGVRLWGTYYGGNSLDDFKSIIIDNIGNVFLGGASSSTTNIASSIANQTVLGGSSDGIVVKFNSFGVRLWATYFGGNNGDGIGSLGVDYAGNIYVCGSTLSTSNLATFGAHQTALSSISSTDAFIASFTSSGGLPVKLLSFTGKKDSRNITLTWQTASEINNEKFEIERSFNNKDWAKIGNVKGNGTSSITNQYQFTDNSFSLINEQPPSLYYHLKQIDFDGSFEYSKTVLVSNSGFQENNILPNPFVNELTIDLNSSNAGIAKVKITDVMGREYYNSNENISEGFNQIQVNTTLFERGIYIIQILVNDEIISKKVLKQ; this is encoded by the coding sequence ATGAAAAAAATATACTTAATCAGTATTCTTTTTTTATTATACAGCCTGCAAGTCAAGTCAATTAACAAACCCTTTAATCAATCAGTGGGGTATATTGAAAACAAAGGCCAAATAATAGATCAAAATAATAGTTCTAATCCATCTGTAAAATATTTATACAATGGTAATGGTTTAAATATACAATTGAAAGTCAATGGATTTAGCTACGATACTTATACCATAGAAAAAAAACCAAAAGCAAAAAACGAAACATACGAAGAACAAAACCTTCGGGAAAAATTCAAAACTCCACAAGAAGATATTACCTATCATTTCCATCGAATAGACATAGAATTTATAGGTGCCAATACCAAGCCGACCATAGTGGCCGAACAAGCCAATACCGGCTATACCAATTACTATACCGCTGGTACCAATGAAGAGGGGGTTACTTTTGTGAAAACCTATCAGAAAGTAACATATAAAAACTTATATGAAGGTATCGACTTGGAGTTTGTATTGGACCAAAATGATAAACCAAAATACAATTTTATAATACATCCGGAAGCAGATGCCAGCCTTATAAAATGGAAATATATAGGAGCCAACAAAACCAGTATAGAAAATGACAAGATAATACTGGGTACAGCCTTTGGTAATTTAGAAGAGAGAATACCAATTAGTTATATGGCAGAAAACAGAGCAAACGTAGAGGTCAAATATCAGCAAAAAGAAAACATCTTTAGCTTTCATGCTAATTTATACAACCAAACCCAAACATTAATTATTGATCCTGTTTTATGGTGTACATATTATGGAGGAGTTGGTAGTGAAAATGGCAGTGATATGAGTATTGATACCAGCGGAAATATATTTGTTTGTGGGAGTGCATCCTCCAGTTCAAATATAGCCACAATTGGGTCTCATCAAGCAAGTCTTGGGGGTAATAGTGATGACGGTTTTATTGTTAAATTCAATAGTTCAGGAGTACGTCTTTGGGGAACTTATTATGGTGGAACTGTAAGTGATGAGTTCAGAAGTATAACGGTGGATAAACAGGGGCAAAATATTTATGCCGGTGGAGTTACAAATTCAACAATTAATATTGCAACCAGTGGTGCACATCAAACTGCCAAAGGCAGCGCTGGGACAAGTACTCCATCGGATGCATTTTTAGTTAAATTCAATGATTTAGGTATAAGAATATGGGGAACATATTATGGAGGAGGTGCCTATGACCAAGCCTATATTGTAACAACGGACTTTACAGGGAACGTTTACCTGGGTGGTTTAACAAATGCTTCTGATAATATAGCCACAAGTGGGGCTCATCAGGTAAATATTGCAGCGGTTCTATATTATGATGGATTTATTGCTAAATTTAATGCCTCAGGTACAAGATTGTGGGGGACTTATTATGGAGGAACTGGTTGGGACGCAATTGTCGGAATAGTTACCGATGTAACCGGCAATGTGTATGCTTGTGGTGGTACATTCTCAACTAGTGGTATTGCTACAATCGGGGCACATCAGGTAGCACATGCTAATATTGGTAGTGAAGATGGACTTGTGGTTAAATTCGATTCGTTAGGTGTTAGGTTGTGGGGAACTTATTATGGTGGAACATCACAAGATGGCCCAAATGATATTACAAATGATAACAATGGAGATATTTATATTTGTGGTCACACAACATCTTCTACCAATATAGCAAGTGTTGGTGCCCATATGCCAACTTATGCAGGTGGGCAGGATGGTTTTATTGCAAAATTCAATAGTTTAGGAGTACGTCTTTGGGGAACTTATTATGGAGGAAATTCACTGGATGATTTTAAGTCAATAATTATTGATAATATAGGAAATGTTTTTTTAGGAGGAGCTAGTTCCTCTACTACAAATATTGCTAGTAGCATAGCTAATCAAACAGTTTTGGGAGGGAGTAGTGATGGCATTGTAGTTAAATTTAATAGCTTTGGTGTCCGTTTATGGGCCACTTATTTTGGAGGAAATAATGGTGATGGTATAGGTAGTCTTGGTGTTGACTATGCGGGTAATATTTATGTATGTGGTAGCACATTATCCACGTCTAATTTGGCTACCTTTGGGGCACATCAAACAGCTTTGTCTAGTATTAGTTCAACTGATGCGTTTATAGCATCGTTTACATCTAGTGGTGGTTTACCTGTGAAATTACTTTCTTTTACTGGTAAAAAAGATAGTAGAAATATTACACTTACATGGCAAACAGCCAGTGAAATAAATAATGAAAAATTTGAAATAGAACGTTCTTTTAATAATAAGGATTGGGCCAAAATTGGCAACGTAAAGGGCAATGGAACGAGTAGCATAACAAATCAATACCAATTTACGGATAATAGTTTTTCATTAATTAATGAGCAACCGCCAAGTTTATATTATCACTTAAAACAAATAGATTTTGATGGTTCTTTTGAATATAGTAAAACTGTTTTAGTATCAAATAGTGGCTTTCAAGAAAATAATATATTACCCAATCCTTTTGTTAATGAATTAACTATTGATTTAAATAGTTCGAATGCAGGAATTGCTAAGGTTAAAATTACAGATGTAATGGGAAGAGAATATTATAACAGCAATGAAAATATAAGCGAAGGGTTTAATCAAATACAAGTTAATACTACACTGTTTGAAAGAGGTATTTATATAATACAAATACTGGTAAATGATGAAATAATTAGCAAAAAAGTATTAAAGCAATAA
- the rpe gene encoding ribulose-phosphate 3-epimerase, protein MSKHLIAPSILSANFAQLGTDIEMINQSQADWFHIDVMDGVFVPNISFGFPVMVPLKKLATKTLDVHLMIVQPERYINDFKNAGANILSVHYEACTHLHRTIHAIKEAGMKAGVALNPHTSVDLLKDVIADIDLVCMMSVNPGFGGQKFIENTYSKCADLKSLIIQKNSSCLIEIDGGVNDVTAPKLLKAGADVLVAGNYVFASSNPTEIIASLKAL, encoded by the coding sequence ATGTCAAAACATTTAATTGCTCCCTCTATCCTTTCGGCCAATTTTGCCCAATTAGGAACCGATATTGAAATGATTAACCAAAGCCAGGCTGATTGGTTTCATATTGATGTAATGGACGGGGTATTTGTACCTAATATTTCTTTTGGTTTTCCCGTAATGGTCCCTTTAAAAAAATTAGCCACTAAAACCTTAGATGTTCATTTAATGATAGTGCAGCCGGAGCGTTATATTAATGATTTTAAAAATGCCGGAGCCAATATTCTTTCCGTGCATTACGAAGCTTGCACCCACTTGCACAGAACCATTCATGCCATAAAAGAAGCCGGAATGAAAGCAGGGGTGGCACTTAATCCGCATACTTCTGTTGATTTGTTAAAAGATGTAATAGCAGATATTGATTTGGTTTGTATGATGAGTGTGAACCCCGGTTTTGGCGGACAAAAATTCATTGAAAATACTTACAGCAAGTGTGCTGATTTAAAAAGCTTAATTATTCAAAAAAACAGTTCTTGCTTAATAGAAATTGATGGTGGCGTAAACGATGTTACCGCTCCAAAACTATTGAAAGCAGGTGCAGATGTATTGGTAGCAGGTAATTATGTGTTTGCCAGCAGTAATCCGACTGAAATTATTGCAAGTTTAAAAGCTTTGTAG
- the mtaB gene encoding tRNA (N(6)-L-threonylcarbamoyladenosine(37)-C(2))-methylthiotransferase MtaB, with translation MQKTVAFYTLGCKLNFSETSSIGRQLSEAGMQKVAFEAGADVYVVNTCSVTDNADKKCKKIVKEALRHNPNAFVAIVGCYAQLKPNEIAKIPGVDIVLGAAEKFNINNYLEDLNKKEVAVVKEGKIKEVLDYHASYSIGDRTRSFLKVQDGCDYFCSFCTIPLARGKSRSDTIENTVKQAAEIVNQGIKEIVLTGVNTGDFGHGTEENFYLLLQALEQIEGLERIRISSIEPNLLTDEIIELVAQSNKIVPHFHIPLQSGSDKILQSMRRRYLTALYTSRVHKIKTLMPHCCIGVDVIVGYPGEEHEDFIDTYNYLNELNISYLHVFTYSERVNTTAYKLPGKVPNSERADRSKMLHILSDKKRLAFYNEHVGKTYPVLWEAENDNNIMYGFTSNYIKVKTNYDPMLVNEIIEVEITAIDNEDMVAKCKLLQMVY, from the coding sequence ATGCAAAAAACAGTTGCGTTTTATACATTAGGTTGTAAATTAAACTTTTCCGAAACCAGTTCTATTGGCAGGCAGTTAAGTGAGGCAGGTATGCAAAAGGTTGCTTTTGAAGCAGGAGCTGATGTATATGTGGTGAATACCTGCTCCGTAACAGATAATGCAGATAAAAAATGCAAAAAAATAGTAAAAGAAGCTTTACGCCATAATCCGAATGCATTTGTAGCCATAGTAGGCTGTTATGCGCAGCTAAAGCCAAACGAAATAGCTAAAATACCAGGGGTAGACATTGTATTAGGGGCTGCTGAAAAATTCAACATCAATAATTACTTAGAAGATTTAAATAAAAAAGAAGTTGCGGTAGTTAAAGAAGGTAAAATAAAAGAAGTTTTAGATTACCACGCAAGCTACTCCATAGGTGACAGAACACGCTCATTTTTAAAAGTACAAGACGGTTGTGATTATTTTTGTTCGTTTTGCACTATTCCATTGGCTAGAGGTAAAAGCAGAAGCGATACCATAGAAAATACAGTAAAACAAGCTGCTGAAATTGTTAACCAAGGTATAAAAGAAATAGTTTTAACAGGCGTAAATACTGGCGATTTTGGACATGGAACTGAAGAAAACTTTTATTTACTGTTACAAGCTTTAGAGCAGATTGAAGGATTGGAAAGAATACGGATTTCATCAATAGAACCAAACTTACTAACCGATGAAATTATAGAGTTGGTAGCCCAATCAAATAAAATTGTTCCCCATTTTCATATTCCATTGCAAAGCGGAAGCGATAAAATTTTACAATCAATGCGCAGAAGGTATTTAACAGCGTTATATACTTCGCGGGTTCATAAAATTAAGACGTTAATGCCCCATTGCTGTATTGGTGTAGATGTTATAGTGGGTTATCCGGGTGAAGAACATGAAGATTTTATTGATACCTATAATTACTTAAATGAATTAAATATTTCGTACTTGCATGTGTTTACCTATAGCGAGCGTGTAAACACTACAGCTTATAAATTACCGGGTAAAGTACCCAATAGCGAACGTGCAGATAGAAGTAAAATGCTACATATTTTATCAGACAAAAAACGTCTGGCGTTTTATAACGAACATGTTGGTAAAACCTATCCGGTACTTTGGGAGGCAGAAAACGATAACAATATAATGTATGGGTTTACCAGTAACTATATAAAAGTTAAAACTAATTACGATCCTATGTTGGTGAATGAAATAATAGAGGTTGAAATTACTGCCATTGATAACGAAGATATGGTGGCTAAGTGCAAGCTATTACAAATGGTTTATTAG
- a CDS encoding redoxin domain-containing protein yields the protein MTLQKGDKAPSFSLFSSDKKEVKLEDFKDKNLIVHFFPFAFTGVCTAQLCAVRDGISMYKNDNADVVAISVDSLFTLGKFKEEQNLSFDLLSDFNKTASTAYHALHETFPAFGMHGVSKRSAFVIDKEGIIQYAEVLDVPSNMPNFEAINATLAGLN from the coding sequence ATGACATTACAAAAAGGCGATAAAGCACCTTCTTTCTCATTGTTTAGCTCTGACAAAAAAGAAGTAAAACTAGAAGATTTTAAGGATAAAAATTTAATTGTACATTTTTTTCCATTTGCATTTACCGGTGTATGTACGGCACAATTATGCGCAGTGCGCGATGGCATTAGCATGTATAAAAACGACAACGCTGATGTTGTTGCTATTTCTGTTGACTCATTATTTACATTAGGTAAATTTAAAGAGGAGCAAAACTTATCATTTGATTTGTTATCGGATTTTAATAAAACAGCTTCAACTGCTTACCATGCCCTTCACGAAACATTCCCTGCTTTTGGTATGCACGGTGTTTCTAAGCGTTCTGCATTTGTAATTGACAAAGAAGGTATTATTCAATATGCCGAGGTATTAGATGTTCCGAGCAACATGCCTAATTTTGAAGCTATCAATGCTACACTTGCCGGCTTAAACTAA